DNA from Rosa rugosa chromosome 6, drRosRugo1.1, whole genome shotgun sequence:
GGCATGGCTTTGGCTACAAAATATCATATAATTTGATGGCACCTAATACCAGACTCTGATTCATGTTATATATAGAACTTGAGGCTGAAATCCTCAGCTGTTATGTATCACTGGTCAATTTTAGTATCATTTGTTTGTACTCACTTGGCCTCATCTTTCTGAATTTTCTAGTGATTTGATTCTCTAGTGACATTTTGGCCCATGCTTTCTTCTTCGGCTTCCTTAACGAGACTATGCCTCGATATGATTTGGAGTATTGAAACTCCGGAAACCTAAGATCCTTTAGTGACTTGATTCTCTAGAGGCATTTTGGCCCATGCTTTCTTCTTCGGCTTCCTTAACGAGACTATGCCTCGATATGATCTGGAGTATTGAAACTCCGGAAACCTCACATCCTTTAGTGACTTGATTCTCTAGAGGCATTTTGGCCTATGCTTTCTTCTTCGGCTCTCTTGACGGGTTAGACTACAACTCAATAGTGATCTGGAGttctgaaaatttgaaaatCTGAGATCCTTTAGTGATTTGATTCTCTAATGACATTTTGGTCTACGCTCTCTTCTTCGGCTTCCTTAACAAGCCCAGACTGCGACATGATAGTGTTGTAGAGTATTAAAACTATAAAAACCTGAGACATTGCAAGCGGTGTCTAATTTAACGGCTCAACTCCTGCAGTGCAAATGTGGTCCTGAATTTTAGTAAAAGCATGTGGGGAAGGACTGAGCGCAAGGCTTGCGACTTTAAAAGGGTTGGTAATGATAAGCCTCGCTTTATTGCGTGGCTTTGACTCCCagcagaaaaccaaaaaccaaaacccagtgCACTGCCAGCTATGTCATAGATAGAAGATGGTCGTAATCATTTGGTAGCTAAAACCAACTTGGCTGACCATGTGAGACATACTCATTACAACCATACGCATCACTAACAAACAATTGGCTTCAACGTAAGCACTTGATGAACATCTTACTTATAATTGATCACACTACAATTAGGCAGACATAAAATTTGGCTATCAACATCATCAACAAAATGATAGTAGAAACTAGTTGGTAAATAGAAGGAAGGGTCAACTATCTAGTAAGAATAAAGAGACAGAGATTTGATGAAATGATAACCACTATAAATAACGTTACAAGACGTCTGTAATAGCAAATGGTTAATTTCCAAACATCTAACTTTAAACAATACAAAAGAGTATGATATTCATCATTGCATGATGTTGCTTTTAGCTTGCTAAATCAAAATCTGATCTAAGGCATTCAAGAATATGGAACCCCGTGAGCACTTAGAAGATTTATACAAAACCTAATAGAGGATTGAAGAGGTTACTACTGCCACAGTCTGACAATGTTGAATGGAACATGTCGGCTGTATGGGACTTGTGGCTTGGGGTGAGGAGCCAGGACTTTACGGGTCCTGGGGATCGGTTTGAATATTCAATATTTGGGAAACCACAAGCTTAGAGAGCTCATTAATTGCAGCTTGAACTGGAATCTCACCGGACTCCCTGTTCCTTGACAACcgtggtgatgatgatggtgagtTCAATCCCGTATAATAGTCATTTGCAGCAACCTTTGTATGCCTGGAAGTTGCAAGAACATTCTCCAAGTCCTTCTGTGTTAATGGCCTTGGTGCCTGGAAAAAGAAGCATAGACCAATACTTTTAGTAAAATTCAAAAGAATCAAACCCTACAGTCCTATTTTATTATCCTACAGTTCTAAAATAAATATCCCCACTTCTGCAAGATTATTTGAATTTTATATAGCAGGATTTGTTAACAGTTAAATGGTTGAAAAGGAAACTCACTGAAGCTTTTTTCCCCCTCTTTTCTTCATCTAGCAAGTCTCTGATAGGGAAATAGGCTGCTTTCTTGCAGAGCTCAAGTAGATCTGAACCAGAGTAACCCTCAGCCAAGGCAGCTAAACGGTCATAATCAATGTTCTTTTCAACTCTCTCACCCTTCAAGACTACCTTCAGTATCTCAGCTCTATCCCTTTGATTGGGCATCCCAATCTCAAAGGCCTGAGGAAGACGCCGAAGTATTGCTTCATCAAGCTCTGATGGACGATTAGTAGCAGCAAGAACCATAACCCGAGCATGCTCTAGATGAAATACATAAAACTATCAAACCAAATGCCTTTCAAGGTAACTTGGGCTACATGTTCAAATTAGTAAACCGAGAAACtgagtgaaaaaagaaaaagaaacttaCGATCTGTAGTAAACCCATCCCACAAAGCCATGAACTCAGTTTTCATGTTTGTTAACGCTTCATGCTCTGTAGTACGGCGCTGTCCCAAGAAACTATCAACCTCGTCGATAAATATGATAGCAGGCTGGAGTTTATGAGCCAAGCTAAAcacagcagaaactgcagaagCATATTTAAACATGCTAAGCATAGTAGACAAAAGGGGACtaagaaaaaaacaaatacCTTGTACACAAGTATAAACTGATATAGTACGGAGGGATACAAAGTTTTTACACTAATGTAACATACCCTCTCTATCTATATATAAGTTTATTATCCTCAGATCAAAATTATAACCAAAAGCAATTTTGTTGACACCATGTTCAGAAACTCCTACCAATTAGTAAATAACCTATTCTGTTTTGCTTCCTACTAGGCTTGAGAAAAGTTTGCAAGGTATGAAGCTTACGAGATTCACCACAAGCAACTAAGTACAATGCTATACTGAATTAGAGAAAAAGTTTAAGAGATATCAAGAAACACCCTCTAATCCAAAAGGGCGAGTTTAACATGATCAACACTTACCAAGTTTTTGTGCATCACCAAACCATTTGCTCATCAGGTTTGATATCCTAACATTAATAAAAACAGCTCCAGACTCCTTTGCAATAGCTTTAGCAAGCATAGTCTTCCCAGTACCCGGTGGTCCGTACAACAAGACTCCCTTTTGTGGACCAAGGAGTTTCCCATGGTTAAAGAGGTCCGGCCTCTTCAATGGAAGAATCACCAGTTCAAACAAGGCTTCCTTTATAGCCTCCAGTCCTCCAATGGAGTTAAACTCCACATCAATGTGGTCAGGGTTTATAACATCGCACGCTATGACATCCTGATAATTATCACTATATAAGCATCAGTCTTTCTAACCAAATGCGGCAATTAAACGATCCTAGAAAGTGAAGCAGCCTAATCCAAAGTAACTTAACACCACAGTTCCATTCCAATTGAGTTAAATTCCACAGAAATTTGGCCAGGGTAATCATAACACAGCATGCAATTACATCACGATAATGATTACTATGCAAGCATTGTTCATACTTAAACTAAGCTCAAAACGCCATAACCCCATAATCAAACTCTTACATTCAAAAAACAATTTtctaacaacaaaaacaaaacgcTAAGATATCAAAGTTCAATACTTTTTCACATTACCTATTCCAATCCCAAATATAACACAACCCTATAATCCCACTTCTATACAATCAATTTTCGAATGAACGCATTTAAAATTAGGGTCTCTTTTTGTACCTCATAAGGATTGGTGTGAATGAGAGGACGGCCGAGGCGCTTAGCGATTTCCTTCTTGTGCTCCATGGCCTTCTTGGAGGCTTCGCGGTTCGGGTCGAGGTGTCGGAGCCCCACGAACAGAACCAGGCAGCTCATGGCGGCGCTCGCGGCGTAGAGAATGAGCTCCTGCAGGAACTTGGTTTCCCTCTGCGACGCCATAGAGAACAAAAATCGAAGAAGGGTTTATCACTGAACCCTGTGAGAATTGATAATAGCAAACCCTAAGAGAGAGGAAGACGAAGAGGAAGGGGAAGAGAGATAAGAGCTTTTGAGGGAGGAGGAGAAAGGTTTTTGCTTGATGAGTAAGGGGAGAATTGTTGTTGTAATTACTATCCTCTCCTTTTGGCggtggtaattttttttttttttttgtgtgatgAGGAAGAAATAACAAATCCTTGGTAATAAAGAGTTTTGACTCTTGGTATTACTTTTTGGTTAATAAAGGTAAAGTTTAGAGTTGGATATTTTGGTTTGCATGAGTTTGGATTGAATGTCGAGTAAGACATCATGAGTTGACTTATTCTAGATAATTGTTACGAAAAGTCGATCAAATCAGAGATTGTTTATTTGTATGATTGTAGCATGTTCAACACGAAAATAAACTGATATTAAAATCATTTGTTTGTAGATAGTTGGTTATTTTGTAATAATTTTATGTACTTAAGAGAAAAGCAGAGAGAGAACAGTAGCAAAGTCAAAGATGGAAAAACTGATGAGAAATGAGTCAGATGGCCCCTAAATaaggcaaaaaaaaataaactcaaaatcatcacatCCTAGGCGGAGAAAAAACAGGCAGAGGCGAGAGTAGGTGTAaaattttctctaatttttatCTTAGTCCCGCTCTAAACAGTAAGTACTAAACGTCAATCGAAATGAACTGAAAAATCAGCTACGCGCTTTATATTATAGtagaatttttaaaaacaaataaatctgATAATATCAGGAAGGTGCGTAACATATATGGCGAGATGAAGGGACAAAAACATTATCAAATGAaagctttatttatttattttaggaaAACTCTTGAAGAAATTTGGTTTAATAGCTGCATATATGGTTTGTTAAGGAATTTGGGCATTAAAAAAGCCACATGGAGAGGTTGTTTCAATTGCGTGTGCCCGTTTGGTTTTATTCGGGAAGTTTCTAGTTATCTTACGTTTAGGAAGTTTCATTGCTCATAGGTACTTTTATCTCGGCCCAATTGGCCCAAGTTTGATGTTTGGGACAGAGATCTATCTTTGCAGCATCTTGATATTGGgcttttcattcttttttttcttctcctttggCAAAATTAGCGGAAACATTACCCTATTTTTATACAATGTCCAAAAATTAGCCATAGCTTTAAAGTAAACTAAAGCATAGATTAGTGGCCAACTAACAACGGGCGTCAAGCTTCGAATATGAAATGAAAGAGATCACCATTATAACTGTGAATGAGTCCATCTTTTAGTGATTAAAGAGATGTGACAACGAAAGAAAGAATAACACATAGATTTACTTAGTTCTTTAAAACATAGATTAATAGCTAACCAATAGTTGGCTTCAAGCTTCAAATAAGGAATGAAAGAAATCAGTGACTATGAAAGAGTCAGTTTTGGTAAATAGATGTGACAGAGGGAAAAGGGAGAATATATAGATTTACATGGTTCTTTATACAAAAAGTCTTACTAAGATTTGTTTGATATATGTCTAGATATAGACGTACACCATATACATAAGTTGATGTTTTTGTTTCCTTTCATATTAAAATCAACCTGTTACAGTTCTTCCAAGCATTGTTATCATTTATCAATAACATTTTTGAGTTGTCAAGCAATTATATTCCCTTGTGAGTGGAGCAGATCACAGTCCTCAAACTTACTAATTTTCTATCTGGATTCAATGCAAGCAAAGGTAGATAAACGGTCCAAATCCGTAGATCAAAGAAAATGGTCCAACTCCAACCCCACTAAAATTATTTAGAACgttaatttatttattgaaaTTTGATACAAAAATAAAACGTGATGATACAGCTAACAAATTCCAATACACTTTTCTGATTCaacatatttttaaattttaagcATCAATGTAACGACATTATCATGATAACACAGTTGACAAATTACAAATTATTTTCGTAattcaacatatttcaaatttcaaacacCACTGCAACACATGACCATGACTTTACATTACATGATCCAACCCCATACTTTACAATACAACATATTTTCAACTTACTAATTTTCTATCCGGATTCAATGCAAGCAAAGCTAGTTAAATCGTCCAAAGCCGTGGATCAAAGAAAATGATCCAACCCCACTCTTTTCAATTAGTAATTAAAAGATGATGCTCATCGCGAATTAGTTAAAGATGAGTCAGGATATTAATAAAATTAGTGATTTGAACATAATGCTCATCGCCAATTAGTTATATATAATTCAGGATATCAGATTTaacatatttttaaattttaaacacCAATACAATACATGATGTTATCATGACTCTACATTATGTCATCATCCTTGATACAAAGACTTGGAAGATGCATATATATAGCCTCTTTAGGAAGGTAAATGGATATAAAGTTCAATGAAATGAAATATTTCATCATATTCTAAGCTCACTTCTCGTTTATCCTCTAACAAATAGAAGATAAGGCAATATCAACTCGCACAATATATTTGCACGCGTGCACGCAGTTACGCGCCACAACTAGTGTATATCCCTGCCAAACCAGGTTAGTCAAATGATATCTCACCATCTGATTCGATTACTTCCAAATCAAATGCATCCAAGTCATTATTCCATAATCCACATAGCTGTTGGGGTGGTTGACCATATAAAAGCCACACGCATTTCTGGGTGCACGTTTCTTCTGGCATGTTGAAGCCACACGCATAAGGTTTACACACTTTTTTCTCAAGGAATGAACGAAGGAATCTGCATGTAGTTCCTACTCTCACATCCATCATTACCCACCTTCCATTTCTTTATCTCTGACTCTTCTACTTTAGTAGGCTTAGAATTCTTATAGCCTTAGATGTCTAAGTCATTCTGAAACGTGTCTCAAAAAATCTATTACTATTCTTTCTGTTAATGGGGGTTGGAAAATTTGGTTAATGTACTACACGGACTGTTTTTGTACTACAAACTTTGTAGTACATGCAGAGTGGTTTAATGTGAGTCTCCCATTTTGCCTTTCCTGGGATTCTCCAATGTAAATTTCCCTCCTTTATTGATTTCCTTCTATAAATTCTCGACCTTTATGAGAGTTTTGGGTATGTGGGAGTGAGCTAAAACTGAGACAGCAATTGTTTCTGGATTTCTGGGCTCACATTTTTTGGCTTTTGGCTCACCTTTTTATGTAGCTTTTGGTGTATTAAATTCAAGGTGTCTGTATTGGGTTTTCTGTGTGTTCttcaaagttttgatctttctGGTGAGGAGGTCAACGCAGGAGAGAGAAGCATTTCTGGGTTACCTTCCTTCCAGTTGTTAAAGGAGGAATTTTGAATGCAAATTTGAAGGCTTTGAGGGGTTTCGGATTTCCCCATTTCCCATTTTTGGATTTCTGAAATTGATGTGTTTGATtctcagaagaaaaagaagacaaCTTTGAGGTGAGTGCAATCATGGGTTTATGTGTGCTTGCGTCTCTTTCATATCTTTATCACAATAATGCATATCGGCTTGTCTTTTCTGTATGGCAAATTGTATAAATTTATGCGTTTCTCATTTTTACTGATAGTTTTGGATTAGGGAGAAGAGGTGGTGGTGTTGTTTTGACCAAACCGAATGGGGAACACACGCAAGGATGAAACCATGGAGATTGAGAATTTCGAGAGAGAAAATGTGGAGCAAAATGGAGTTGTTGACCCTTTGGAGATGAACAGAATCCCTCCATGGAAGAAACAGATCACAACTCGGGGACTTGTGGCGAGTGTGGTCATTGGGATCATGTACAGTGTTATAGTGCAGAAGCTGAACCTCACAACTGGTTTGATTCCCAATCTCAATGTGTCAGCTGCTCTTCTGGCCTTTGTGTTTGTGAAGACTTGGACTACGCTGCTATCGAAGGCTGGAATTGTGTCGACTCCTTTCACAAGGCAAGAGAATACCGTGATTCAGACTTGTGCTGTTGCTTGTTATAGCATTGCTGTTGGAGGTGAGAAAAGCTTGAAACTTTGTTGTAAATTTTGCTGTGGAAGGTTTTGGTTTTTTCATAGTATTTTGTATCTGAAATATGTGACATTGCAGGAGGGTTTGGGTCTTACCTGTTGGGTTTGAACAGGAAGACTTATGAGCTAGCTGGAGTTGATACTGAAGGGAACACTCCAGGGAGCACCAAGGAGCCTCAACTTGGTTGGATGACTGGTTTTCTCTTTGTTACTAGTTTTGTTGGTCTTTTGGCTTTGGTTCCTCTCAGAAAGGTATGTTCTGAAGTTCTTTCATACCATTCAGAGGTTATTCGGGCCATTTTCTTTATCAACTGCTAACTCATTCAGAAATAGATTATTGGTTTGCATGTTTGATTAGTACGAATTTATTGATCCTTGCTTAAGTTTAGGAGATTGCTTGTTCATTGCATTTTGGGTGGTTTTGCAGATTATGATAATAGACTATAAACTAGCTTACCCGAGTGGAACTGCTACTGCTGTTCTTATTAATGGGTTCCATACTCCAAAAGGAGACAAAATGGCCAAGTATGCATCTGTTTTCATGGATTATTAAGCTGAtattcaaaataaaatagaattAGAGTTTTGAAAGAACTAAAACATGTTGAGGTTCTTCTTGCAGGAAGCAGGTTCATGGGTTTATGAAgtacttttcatttagttttttGTGGGCTGGCTTTCAGTGGTTTTATGCCGGCGGGGAGCAATGTGGGTTTGTTCAGTTTCCAACATTTGGATTGAAAGCTTGGAAGAATTCGTGCGTGATCTATGTCCTGTCTTTCCCCTTATGTGTACTATGATAGATTCTTTTCAAACCACTAATTAGACAAATTGAATTTTGCAGATTCTACTTTGATTTCAGTATGACATATATTGGAGCAGGAATGATCTGTTCCCATCTTGTGAACTTATCTCTGCTTCTTGGGGCCGTGCTCTCTTGGGGAATAATGTGGCCCATATTAAGGGGCCTTAAAGGAGAATGGTTTCCTGCAACTTTATCAGAAAGTAGTATGAAGAGTGTAAACGGTTACAAGGTATAACAATCAAATCAAATTCCTTACTGATTTTGTCATTGGGATTTTTTATTTCATGTACTCAGCAAGTGAGTTGTGCGGATATTTTTGTTGCTGCAGGTTTTTATTTCCATTTCCCTGATACTAGGAGATGGGCTGTACAATTTTCTCAAGATACTGTACTTTACCGGCTCAAGTATGCACACCAAACTGAACAGGAAGGACCTCACAAAAGGTAAATGACTGACACCGTATGATATCTCCATATAGTTTGTCAAGAAGCTTGTGAATGGAGTAACTTCACTAACTTGCCTATCTCTGTCATACAGATGATATTTCAATTGACCCGAATCAGCCTCTTGATGATCGCCGACGAAATGAGGTCTTCATAAGAGATAAGATTCCTATTTGGGTAGCATGTGTAGGGTACACACTGTTCTCCATCATCTCCATCGTTGTTATCCCTCTCATGTTTCCTCAGCTGAAATGGTATTATGTAGTCGTTGCCTACATTCTTGCACCATCTCTAAGCTTCTGCAATGCCTACGGTGCGGGTTTAACAGACATGAACATGGCCTACAACTATGGGAAAGTAGCTCTTTTCGTGCTAGCTGCTGTGACTGGGAAAAATGATGGTGTTGTTGCAGGACTTGTTGGCTGTGGTTTGATCAAGTCCATAGTTTCTATCTCTTCTGACCTGATGCATGATTTGAAGACGGGCCATCTAACTCTCACATCTCCTCGATCAATGATTGTTAGTCAGGCTATTGGGACAGCTATTGGCTGTGTGGTAGCTCCTCTGACATTCTTTCTCTTCTACAAGGCTTTTGATGTTGGGAACCCAAATGGTCAATACAAAGCCCCTTACGCCATCATTTACCGAAACATGGCAATTCTCGGTGTGGAAGGCTTCTCTGCACTTCCCCAACATTGCTTGCAGATATGCTATGGTTTTTTCGGCTTTGCTGTAGCAGCCAATTTGCTGAGAGATCTCGCTCCTAAGAAAATCGGCAAATATGTCCCCCTTCCAATGGCTATGGCTGTTCCTTTCCTGGTTGGAGCTTACTTTGCAATTGACATGTGCGTAGGGAGTTTGATCGTGTTTGTGTGGCACAAATTGAAACATAATAAGGCCAGTTTGATGGTTCCTGCAGTTGCTTCTggtttgatctgtggagatggaTTGTGGATTCTCCCTTCATCGATTCTTGCATTGGCCAAGGTTCGCCCTCCTATCTGTATGAACTTCTTCGCAACTTAATAtggaacagagagagagagagagagagagagagagagagctagttATGTAGTTCTGTACTAGTAGAGTTGCAGTAGGTGAAATCCAAGTTGCAGTTTCAAAATAG
Protein-coding regions in this window:
- the LOC133714756 gene encoding uncharacterized protein LOC133714756: MASQRETKFLQELILYAASAAMSCLVLFVGLRHLDPNREASKKAMEHKKEIAKRLGRPLIHTNPYEDVIACDVINPDHIDVEFNSIGGLEAIKEALFELVILPLKRPDLFNHGKLLGPQKGVLLYGPPGTGKTMLAKAIAKESGAVFINVRISNLMSKWFGDAQKLVSAVFSLAHKLQPAIIFIDEVDSFLGQRRTTEHEALTNMKTEFMALWDGFTTDQHARVMVLAATNRPSELDEAILRRLPQAFEIGMPNQRDRAEILKVVLKGERVEKNIDYDRLAALAEGYSGSDLLELCKKAAYFPIRDLLDEEKRGKKASAPRPLTQKDLENVLATSRHTKVAANDYYTGLNSPSSSPRLSRNRESGEIPVQAAINELSKLVVSQILNIQTDPQDP
- the LOC133714221 gene encoding metal-nicotianamine transporter YSL3 isoform X2 — encoded protein: MGNTRKDETMEIENFERENVEQNGVVDPLEMNRIPPWKKQITTRGLVASVVIGIMYSVIVQKLNLTTGLIPNLNVSAALLAFVFVKTWTTLLSKAGIVSTPFTRQENTVIQTCAVACYSIAVGGGFGSYLLGLNRKTYELAGVDTEGNTPGSTKEPQLGWMTGFLFVTSFVGLLALVPLRKIMIIDYKLAYPSGTATAVLINGFHTPKGDKMAKKQVHGFMKYFSFSFLWAGFQWFYAGGEQCGFVQFPTFGLKAWKNSFYFDFSMTYIGAGMICSHLVNLSLLLGAVLSWGIMWPILRGLKGEWFPATLSESSMKSVNGYKVFISISLILGDGLYNFLKILYFTGSSMHTKLNRKDLTKDDISIDPNQPLDDRRRNEVFIRDKIPIWVACVGYTLFSIISIVVIPLMFPQLKWYYVVVAYILAPSLSFCNAYGAGLTDMNMAYNYGKVALFVLAAVTGKNDGVVAGLVGCGLIKSIVSISSDLMHDLKTGHLTLTSPRSMIVSQAIGTAIGCVVAPLTFFLFYKAFDVGNPNGQYKAPYAIIYRNMAILGVEGFSALPQHCLQICYGFFGFAVAANLLRDLAPKKIGKYVPLPMAMAVPFLVGAYFAIDMCVGSLIVFVWHKLKHNKASLMVPAVASGLICGDGLWILPSSILALAKVRPPICMNFFAT
- the LOC133714221 gene encoding metal-nicotianamine transporter YSL3 isoform X1, which gives rise to MGNTRKDETMEIENFERENVEQNGVVDPLEMNRIPPWKKQITTRGLVASVVIGIMYSVIVQKLNLTTGLIPNLNVSAALLAFVFVKTWTTLLSKAGIVSTPFTRQENTVIQTCAVACYSIAVGGGFGSYLLGLNRKTYELAGVDTEGNTPGSTKEPQLGWMTGFLFVTSFVGLLALVPLRKIMIIDYKLAYPSGTATAVLINGFHTPKGDKMAKKQVHGFMKYFSFSFLWAGFQWFYAGGEQCGFVQFPTFGLKAWKNSFYFDFSMTYIGAGMICSHLVNLSLLLGAVLSWGIMWPILRGLKGEWFPATLSESSMKSVNGYKVFISISLILGDGLYNFLKILYFTGSSMHTKLNRKDLTKDDISIDPNQPLDDRRRNEVFIRDKIPIWVACVGYTLFSIISIVVIPLMFPQLKWYYVVVAYILAPSLSFCNAYGAGLTDMNMAYNYGKVALFVLAAVTGKNDGVVAGLVGCGLIKSIVSISSDLMHDLKTGHLTLTSPRSMIVSQAIGTAIGCVVAPLTFFLFYKAFDVGNPNGQYKAPYAIIYRNMAILGVEGFSALPQHCLQICYGFFGFAVAANLLRDLAPKKIGKYVPLPMAMAVPFLVGAYFAIDMCVGSLIVFVWHKLKHNKASLMVPAVASGLICGDGLWILPSSILALAKLDFFTSWMRSRCLV